AAGTCAAGGTATATTCTGGATGACTTCGCTGAGAAGTTAGCAGATATCGCAGTCATTGACAAGCCAGCTAAGGTGGAAGGAAGAAGCATGATTATATTTTTGAATGCAAAACGCCAGTAGAACATTATCAAGGAGGAAAATACAATGCCTAAATTAAAAACAAGCAAATCAGCTGCAAAGCGTTTCAAAGTTACAGGAACAGGAAAGCTTGTAAGAAATAAAGCTTACAAATCTCACATCTTAACTAAGAAATCTACTAAGAGAAAAAGAAACCTTAGAAAAGATATCGTTACCGATGCAACCAATGCAAAAGTAATGAAGAAGATTTTACCATATTTATAGGATCTTAAGTTAAGAAGGAGGAAAAACCGATGGCAAGAATTAAAGGCGGTATGAACGCTAAGAAAAAACATAACAGAGTGTTAAAGATGGCTAAAGGCTACAGAGGCGCTCGTTCCAAACAGTATAGAGTAGCAAAGCAGTCAGTTATGAGAGCATTAACAAGCTCCTATGCAGGCAGAAAAGAGAGAAAGAGACAGTTCAGACAGTTATGGATTGCCCGTATCAATGCTGCAGCACGTATCAACGGCGTATCTTACAGTGTATTTATGCACGGCTTAAAGTTAGCTGGAGTTGATTTAAACAGAAAAGTTCTGGCTGACATGGCAGTAAATGATGCAGAAGGCTTCGCTAAATTAGCAGAACTGGCTAAATCCAAAGTGGCTTAATCGCATATTCAAACCTCGGAGACCTCGTGTTTACGGGGTTTTTTTGTTGCCCGGAAGTGCCGTAAAACAAGTAAGTTTTGATTCGTAATATACGAGCAATATACATATAATATACGCGCAATATACAAACACATTTAGAACTTGGCAGGAATTTTATTAATTTCTGCAAGTAGTTCTTCCGTTGTTTTGTGGGTGTATGTACCTTTGGTTATATCAGAGATAGAATGGCCTGCAATGAGCTTGATACACAGCTCGTTCATACGAAATCTATCTGCAAGAGTAATAAACGTATGCCGGGTATCATGAGGAATATGATTAAGATTCATACGCTTAGCTGCTGGCTTCCAGTAATTTGTTATGAAGTTGGTATAGGATAAGCCTTTTCCCTTTAGGTTTGTAATAAGAAAGTTGTTCCCCTGATTATAATATCGTTTGAAGAAAGGGAGAACCGAATCATGAATGGGTATGGTCCGGTTAATACCGGCTTCAGTTTTCGTGCCACCGATAATGTACTTATCTTTAAGAAAAACATTGAGACGGGATCGCATTGGTATGGGGACGGAGCTGACGGCAGGCGCCAATTTGACAGCAGCCGCTAATGCACTAAATAGCAATTTAGCAAATCACAATATGGAGATCATGCACGTATGTATCCGACTACGGGATGGATATCCGGTATTGTCAACGATTGAATTGCACAAGGGTATAAGGGTGGAGATATACAACTCGTTGGCTATGCCCCGCCTGATAGTTACCTGGGCGATGCATATGGCATTATAAAATGGGTGTTAGTATTTAATGATATCGCACATTTGCAATTCATCAAGGCCAGGGAGAATACTATAGTTACCAGAGCAATCTCCGCTACTGAAGGCCTTGATA
The nucleotide sequence above comes from Lacrimispora sp. BS-2. Encoded proteins:
- the rpmI gene encoding 50S ribosomal protein L35, coding for MPKLKTSKSAAKRFKVTGTGKLVRNKAYKSHILTKKSTKRKRNLRKDIVTDATNAKVMKKILPYL
- the rplT gene encoding 50S ribosomal protein L20, whose translation is MARIKGGMNAKKKHNRVLKMAKGYRGARSKQYRVAKQSVMRALTSSYAGRKERKRQFRQLWIARINAAARINGVSYSVFMHGLKLAGVDLNRKVLADMAVNDAEGFAKLAELAKSKVA
- a CDS encoding tyrosine-type recombinase/integrase translates to MIGGTKTEAGINRTIPIHDSVLPFFKRYYNQGNNFLITNLKGKGLSYTNFITNYWKPAAKRMNLNHIPHDTRHTFITLADRFRMNELCIKLIAGHSISDITKGTYTHKTTEELLAEINKIPAKF